Part of the Lolium rigidum isolate FL_2022 chromosome 6, APGP_CSIRO_Lrig_0.1, whole genome shotgun sequence genome, GATTTGCAGCTCGCGGGGAAAGAACTTGGTAGATCCTCTCTGCGCCCACGCTCCCCTCACTGATAGTACAGATTTATAATCTCTGCTCCTCCGCTCCGATCTGCAGACTCGGCGCCCCTCGTTTCCACGGACGGGGATGGAGGGTGCACTGATGAGAGGCGAACCTATTTCCAAGGTCACCGACGACATCCTCGCCGACATCATCTCCCGCGTGCCCTACAAGTCCACCTGCTGCTGCAAGTGTGTCTCCACACGCTGGCGTGACCTCATCTCCCACCCCGACCACCGCAAGAAGATGCCCCAGCCCCTCGTCGGCTTCTTCCACGAAAGCTACAACAAGAACCGGTTCCCCAAGTGTGCTCGATATTTCACCAACGTTTCAGGGGAAGGTGAACCTCTCGTCGATCCTTCACTATCCTTTCTGCCCAAATACAATGGCCTTGACATTTTGGACTGCTGCAATGGCCTCCTTCTCTGCCGTTGTTGGAAGGCGACTGATCCTAAGACATTGGACTATGTCGTGTGCAATCCGGCCACTGAAAGATGGGTTGTTGTGCCTGCCACCGATTGGTCCAGCAAGGTGAATGTCGTTCGCCTCGGGTTTGAGCCGACGGTATCCTCTCACTTTCATGTGTTTGAGTTCATTGATGAGGAGACCTGGGGTATAGATGAGTCTGAGTTGAGTGATTGTGATGGCTGCATTGAAACATTGGCGATATACTCGTCTAAAGCAGGAGTTTGGAAGCATCGAAGCCTGGACATTATGTTTGCAATACCAACGAGTTCAAGAGGCGTTTTTTTAAATGGCGCCCTACATTTGGCTACCTCTAATAATTTTATAGTTGTTGTCGGCGTGGAAGGAAATAATTGGCGTCTCATTGATATTCCTATGCCACCATACTATGATGATGCTCCTATTGTTGGTGTTTTGCTATCACAAAGGCAGTTGTATTTCACAAATTGTTATTCTGGTTCTGATGGTGAAGAATTATCAGTATGGGCTCTTGAGGACTGCTATAGTGAAAAATGGACCTTGAAACACAATGTCAGCCACTTGGAGTTGTTTGGAGCATCGTATTCATCATTTGGTAATTTTTACAATGTCATCTCATTCCACCCTGGACGCAATATGATTTTCATAATTTGTGGGTATGAGAACATGTTGATGTCATATGACATGGATCGCAGAAAGCTGTGTTTTATATGTCAACTTGGACGGGATTGTCAAATTGGGTGGGACAAGACTCTttgtattccatatgttccattgtACTCGGAGCCATTGGCAGATGGGCACTAAATGTCTTGTGTAGTGCAGCTTCGCAGGTATCTACATTTCTGATGTTATTAGAGTTTACTTTTGACTTCAGTGACCGGGGTTAACGTTTTTGCTGTTGTGATAGGGTCATGTTGGTGCTTGAATGCACTCATGTCCTCACTTTATGTAGCTCTGTATTGCAGTTAACTTAGTGGCTGAGCTTGCGTTTGTGTACTTTTATGTAGTCATGGCGGCTAGCTTCCCATGCAGTTGTGTAACACCCTACTATTTTAATCGTGGATATGATGATCGTCGTATTGAACCACTATTAATGTTTAACATCTGAATTATGTTCTCTGCTTATTTATCTCTTTGGTCTATGTTGTGTATGCTGCAACTTTTGCATCTGGATCTCCTTTTGCTTTTTCATGCTACTGAATGTCATTTCCTGTTAGATATTTTTTATTTAATTGCGCAATTTATTTTTTTACCATACACATTTGTAGTGAATGATGGGCTTGGTTGCACCTGAAGTATTAGACTTTCGATAGCAAATGCTTTTCTATTGGTTTTAAGTAGACTATTTCTTTGTGTGGTACCTGCTGTATTTTCAAGAATTTAGACGTATACTAGCATGTTGGTATAAGTTGATTTTCAGTTTTCCCTATAGAGGATGTCTAACTTGTACCTGCTCTTTGATTGGAACAGTGCTGACTACTATCCAGGCAAGGAGCAATGTAATGTTTGATCATTTTACCATTGGGCTGTTTGCCTTTTGACTGCTGTTTTACTTTTGTCTATTGTTGTGTTACACCAATCATCAATTCTGTCATTGGATCATCCTATCATATTTTCAACCTGGTGTGAGCAAGCAGCGACAGTGATTTTCTTGGCAGTTTTCTGCTCTGCATATGATGAACTTTGTATGGTGCCTCCCCTATTTCCAAGAATTTATTTTTATGACTGGTCTGCTGTGTTCAACGGGTCAGTCACCTAGACCGCTGAAACAACTGAAATTGATTTATGCACTGAATAATACTAGGTACAAGTTAACTCCCGAGTTCCCCTTACAAATATGTCGACACTACATTTGTGCTTTCCTGCCCTTTCTATCTGAACAGTGTTGACCAGCTAGCTAAGCAGGAATATAGAGCATGTTTGGTTTGAGGCCTGGCAAAGATTTGCCTGGCCTGGAAACTCCCTGAGACTAGCCTGGAGATTGTTTGGTTATAATGTTTGATCATTACACCATTCTTCTGTTTGGTTTTTTTGCCTgttgtttatttatttttatctatCGTTGGGTATTATCATTGTATGGACTAAAGCCGACTACAAGGCCATAATGCCATAACTTCCACCTAAGGACAATGGCTCATTTGAAGATACTTTTATCCAATATCATATCTTGCAGGACACTGAAGGGTTACTTTGATCTTCTTAATCTCTAGCCACGATGTCTAAAATCTAGCTCCGCCTGGAAAAGCCATATTGCATTGAAGCTAGCAACCGGTAGAACTCAGTGGCATGAATTTAACTGCGCTTGTTTATTTTTTCCAGTGGAACTGCCGTGTTTTATTCTGTTGTTGTATATTCACAGACACTACCCTCTCCAATGCTGCACATCTTTGGAAGTCTGGCTTTTGGGAGAGGAGTACATGGGAGTGGTTCAGCAAATCAACAATAGAGTTTCATCTGCACAATAACAAAGCGTTAATTCAGGGGAAACACATATGTCGGTCTTCCATTCTTCATGTTGCCATTTGAAACTAGATCATTAAGAAGAGGATTTAGATATTATTTGGCCCAAACCAGTTCAATGGATGACATGAAGTGGTTTTGCACATCGCAACACACTCGTTTTTTTCAAAGAAATCCAAATAACGTAAAATAAGGAAAAATTAATTGAAAGAAATTCATGAATGGATAATTAATTAATTGAAAGTTGCTACCAAATTATATTAGGGAAAAggaaaaacataaacaaaacaaaaattaccAACTAAAATTCTATATAAATTACTAGTCTTGTAAATGTAGTAAAATGCGACGAGCTGATCTGCGAGAGGGAGGCAAGTCAATGTAAAATCCTAGTGTGTACGACATGACGTGTGTGTACCTGATCCGTGCGGTAAAATTGGGGCTTATAACAATTAAATATTTTGCAATTTACCAGCATATAAGCTGAACAGATACGTGAAAAGAACACTTGTCAAGAAAATGGAACTTACCTTCAAACTATCAATTGTACTCTTTTCCATTCATATTTACATATGCTTGCATAACTACATAACACACTGTTATGCTAGCTACCAATATGATGCCGACAATGAACACACTATACTATGATACATAAGACGGGGCACAAAACGCCGAATGCAACAAATACTAGGCCAAGGTGTCCAGCACAACATAAATAATCACACGTAGCTCTTGATGGCAGAGCTGTATCCACTACGATCGTCGTAGTACTTAGACCACAACATGACGCCACCGTACTTGGGCGAGCCCTTGATGAGCGGCAACACACGTGACGTGAGCTCATCGGCAGGGATGAATCCCGTGCCCGCCGCGTCTTTGGAGCTAGAAGCTGGCAGTCCCAAAAAGATCTTACCTGCTGGCACCGACACCCACTTATTCCACGCATCCATGAAGGCAGCACGCCCCGCGTCGAACTGACACTCCTGGTTGTTGTAGAACTGCACCCAGACATAATCAAACAATCCAGTGCTGATTGCGCCGCCGTCCCATTCATCAGGGAAGGGGCATTGCGGTGCCGCGCTCAGCAGGACTGTCTTCCCACCGTTCTtacccaatttcttgaggtccgtAGCAAGGTTGTTCCAGAATTTAGCACCGCCGATCTCGATGTCAAAGTCGATGCCATCGAGTATGGCATCGCCAAGGGGGCGGGACGAGGATGTGCCGCCCAAGAAGTTGTTCCATAGGTACATGGCAACCTGGCTGGCGTCACCGGGGGAGGAGAGGCCGTAGCTTCCATCCGCGCCGCCGATGGAAAGAAGAACCTTCACGCCACGGTTCTGGCATGAGGTGATGTCCTTGCTCTGGCTTCTGCAGCCACCAGATGATGGGTCACAGTGGCTTGCAAAGTCCAGCTGCGGTGTCTGTCCCTTGCCGAACTTGGGGAGGAAAGCAAGAATGACGAACTCGTAGTTTCCAGATGCACATGTTTTCGCAAGCGACGCCTCACCGTCATTCTGGCCCCAGTAGATGGCGATGCTGCCTGCGTGGCATGTGGCAAGAAGTGCCACGAGGAGGGAGGCAGTGAGCTGAAAGGTAGTGAAACCTCGGCTTGCCATGGCTGGGCTTAATTGGAGAAGGCTTAGCTTTGAGCTGTGGTGCTAAGGACGATGGAGATTGGAGAGCACTAAGGTGTGTGCTTTGTGCTTTGAATTGAGATGTCTATGGCAAACATGGATTTTTATAGTGGTTCGGTGGTGTTACAAGTAGCAATACGAGCGCCGTGGGGGATTTCTAGTAGCTTTCGTGCCGTACTGGTCATCCACATGCACTTGAATATGAACTGAATTTACCAAGAGTGATCGCGGTTATTAAGTAGAATCAGAACTAAAATTACTACTCGGACTGACGGGCATATTCAAATGTTGAACGCTCAGAGGTTACTCAACTGAATCATTAAACAATATAGGTGCACCCAAAAAAAAGAATGCTTATTCAGTGCCGGACAAATCATTCGCACGTTATCAGCGACAGGTGTAACGGACGGGAGACGCCGCGCGGTGATTATATTTACGACGCGTGGTTCAGATGTTATACTGTACGTACGTACTTCACCAGTCAAATAAAATCTATTTTGATTACACTTTTTTATATACCTTCGATGTGTTTAGGTCGCTTGGCCCCGCCGTTTACTGGTGAGGAGTACAAAGTCATACGTTTTCAGAAGCATAGACTATATAGGAACCAATCTgcagttggatggttaggagcatAGTGGCACCCTTAGCTTATTAGAGTTCAAAAACCTTAGGTTCAACACTTTAGTGTCTCATAAAAAAGACGTAATATTCCTTTAATGGAAGATGATGTTTCTGTAAATCGAGTCGTTTATGGTGATTTCATTAATCTCAAGACCAGCTGAATCCGTTTATTAGAATCAGTCTCTAGACGATGGTCATAGGTGTATGCGTGTGTACGTTCATATGGGTAataagcatatatatatatatgtatgcgtGAGCCTCTGAGACCAACATTGAGCGCTAGTTGAATCGAAAGAAGAACTGCTCTTTGAATTCTCTCTCCATTCTTTGTTAGTCTACGTTCTACAAATTTTAAGATCAATagaaaattatttaaaaatactaCTAATTTAATGTATGAATAACTAATCTAAGAAGCTACAtcagaaattttttttttgcgggtaaacctGGAACTTTATTAAACAGGCGGGATTACAGAGCGATCAAGTTCTAGCAAGCTGAAGGACATCTTCAGGTCCAGAACCTAACCATATCATAGACTGGCGTTGTAATCTTGCCAAGTTTGCAAGAAAATCACTAACCCTAACCTGTATGCGTTCCACCTTTACAAAATGACATTGACACAAAATACTAGCTAAACTTTTAATCTCATTCACCCAATGAAGAAAGGGTGATCTGTCGTGGGTTGGGGAAGAAACCGCAACAACCAATTGGGAGCAATCCGTCTCTATGATGAGTGGCAGTTGGGAGTGCTGCCTAGTCAGTTCAATACCTTCAAGACACGCGCGTAACTCAGCTTCCATTGGCGATTGGCAATCCTCCGGGAATTGGCAAGCCGAGAATATTGGCAGACCTTCTTCATCACGCAGGACCATGCCCAGACCAGCCATCCGGTCTTCCATACGGAACGATCCATCAATTGACAATTTGATCCAACCAGTAGGTGGTTTAGACCAGGGTTTATTGGGACCCTTCTTGACTGATGGAGGCTTCGGTATGGGACCAGCCTCCACCACAATACTTTTTCCTTTGATAATATCTAGTGTTGGCTTGTCCTTGATCTCCCGAATCAACTTTAAGTAGCTTAGTAAGAAGCCTTTGGAGCTTTCTATAGATGGCAATGGTTTATCATGTGTAGCTTCATTTCGTGCATACCAAGCACGCCATGCCACTAGCATTGTTGTATCCACCATGTGAACAGGGATCTTCAATAATACCTCTTGAAACCGAGATGGAGGGGGATATCACCAGATCCTGGTCGGTTGGTAAACTCCATATTTTCCTCTTTTCTTCCCATAGTCTACGTGCATGTGGACAGATGAACAAAGCATGTGCTTCATCCTCGTACTCAGAATCATAAATTCTGCAATCGTCTAGTCACACGTATATTCTTTCTCAGTTTGTTTCTCTCCGTGGCCAACGCTCCGGATGTTGCTTTCCATGCAAACATCTTAACCTTTGATGGGACTGTAGACTGCCAAATTCTGGACCAACATGGGTGTTGACCATCAGGGATTGAGCTCGTCGCAGCCATATCACACTGCACAGGTTGAGCACTCAGCGCCAGTCTATAGGCACTACGCACCGAAAAAACACCAGAATTCTCAGGTTGCCAAGCAAGGACATCTTCAGAAAGGTGCCTGGATGGCTTGATCGCCAGAATAAGTTCAGAGTCAATTGGATAAAAGGAGTTACGAACCAAAATTGTTTTCCAATGACCATTTGCATCGATGAGTTCTGACACTCTTTTGATGCGTTTATTGCCTTTCGGAGTAAGGACTTTACAACACGATGTTCTGGGGATCCAGTTGTCGCGCCATATTCTGACACTTCGTCCGTTTCCGATCCTCCAAATTAAACCTTGTTTCAGAAGCTCTAAACCATACGAAATTGCTGTCCATGTCGAGGATGGATTACCAGTGAACAATGTATCAAACAGTTGGTCGTTTGGGTAGTATCTAGCTTTCAAAACCCTCGCACACAAGCTGTCCGGAAACGCTAACAGACGCCATGCCTGTCGGGCGAGAAGAGCTTGATTGAACAACCTCATATCCCGAAAGCCAAGACCGCCTTGGGATTTCGATCTGTTTAATTTGGCCCAACTAACCCAATTGGTTTTGCGCTTTCCTTGCTCAACATCCCACCAATAATCCCTGATTAGTTTGGTTAGGTCATCACAAAGCAAAGCTGGCAGTTTAAAAACACTCATAATGTAGGTCGGTATAGCCTGTGCCACTGATTTAATTAAGACTTCTTTAGCACTCTGTGACATCAAGTTGTCGCCAGAATCCATCAATCTCCGACTCAAACGGGCTTGTAAGTTATCAAATTTACCTCTATGCATTCGACCCTCAGGGGTCGGTAAACCAAGATATTTAGCTTCAAAACCTTGCTGCTCCACATGCAGTATAGACCTGATCCTTCCTTGCGCCGCTTGGGGACAAGAAGTGCTGAAAGTTATAGAGCATTTAGCTGGATTGATTAGTTGACCTGTGCATGAGGCATACACCTCCAAGGTATTCTTCACACATATGGCCTGATCCTCTGCAGCTCTGAAAAATAGTAGTGAATCATCTGCAAAAAGCAAATGAGAGATCCCAGGAGCTCTCCGGCAGACCTTGATAGGAGTGATCCTATTTTGATTCACCTCATTACTCAATAAAGTAGATAAGCCGTCAGCCACAAATAAGAAGAGGAAAGGGGACAGAGGGTCCCCCTGCCTTAAGCCACGAGTAGGAGAAAAAGCTTCCAACAAGGTTCCGTTGAATTTAACTGAATACTTCACCGTGGTGACACACGCCATAATCCACTGTACCCACCGGTGAGAAAACCCCATCTTGTGCATTGTACATCAGAATTAATAGCATCCAATAGAGATAGAAAGACTTGTTTGTTTAAACGTAAATTATTTTAGAACAGATGAAGTAGGTGACAAGCCATTCAAAAATTGAATTGTTGAGAGGAGGTATTCTATATTAACATTTGTATAGTAATCATCGTTTACACCGTGATAAACGGATCGATAGCACCATATTTAATgtccaaaagaaaaaaggaaagtaAATCCAGCTCCTCTTGAATTGAAACGGACTAATTCGTCGTCAGGCAGCATATATGTGTGATCTCTTTCTTCTTGTTTTTGTCCGATGGGGCGCTCAACGGAGGTACATACTCCGTACAACATACTCCATAGGCCGGCCACCATATAGTAGTAGGAAGCAGACAAGCAGTAGAGCGGCCAGTGGTGGATGGGTTCCTCGGATGAATTCAGACTGGTTAACGAACGGATACATGTCTACATGAAGTGTGCTCTGCCCGATCAATAGCCCGGCGGCGGGTGAAGGCTGGGGCAGTCGGGTTGGGAGTGGCCCGGCCAGCCGCAGTTACCGCAGGCGTCGTAGCCGCAGAAGGCGGCGTAGGGGTCGTCGCGGCCGCCGGTGCGGGTGGGGCAGTCAATGGGCTCGTGCCCCATCTGGCCGCAGGTCTCGCACCGGATGTGCGCCGTCTCGGCCGTGGTGCAGTCGTCGTCGGCGTGACCCGCGCCGCCGCACACGCCGCAGCGGGCCTCGGTAGAGGCTACGTCGAAGCCGGCAGGGGTGGTGCAGAGGGCCTCGAagtggccgtcgccgccgcagcgGGAGCACGGCGAGGCGGCGCAGTGGTTCCTGCGGTGGGTGTGGGCGCCGCACGCCGAGCAAGGGTAGGAATTCGACATCGCgctcttgggtgggatttgatctGGTGCTTGTCTCTCGCGTGCCTTGTGTTTCTTCCTTCTCTACAGTCTAGTCTAGCTGTAAAACAATTTGCGGTTCAAAACTGACGCACAAGCTCATGTATATATATCATAGTttcaaatagccggctatagcctggctatagcctCGCTATAGCTGTTTGAGCATGTTGCCGCTAAATGAAATCATGTACAAATTAGCCGCTATAGCCTCATTTAACCCGCTATAGCCTGATTTAGAGGGCTGCCGCTATTTTTCATAGCCCGCTATTTAAAACTATGATATATATGCACGGAAGCAAAGCTGACCTATGGATTCCTAGCACTGCACCGACACCAAAACTGACTCCGACTACAACACGGCCAACTCATCCAACACCACGGCAGCCATGCACTTAATACTTAATAAAAGGACCGAATTTTAGACTCGTTCATGTAGGCACTAGGAATTAGGAAAGTAAGTGGTAAGTTCCGATTATTTTCAACAgcgttttttccttttttggagATCTTTCCATCAGCGTTTCTGTATGTCGATTGAGTAGGTCGAAGCAATTTTGGGaagatggttttttttttttgaaatcttgGGAAGATGGAATTAATTGCAGCAAGACGTAGCTGCTGGTAATTCTTCCTACTACtgtacctccataccggattaatgggcaattacgcatttcgagaaacaagtttgactactaatttagtcaacaaaatatgagatatatgccacaaaaattgtaccattggattcgtattcaaaaaTTGTTTCCAATCATATAATTTTCGTGatgtatatcttatattttattgactaaattagtagttaaacttgtttctcgaaatgcgtaattgcccattaatccggtacGGAGGTAGTACTATCTCGCTCTCCGTGAAGTATTTTAGAGCAACTCCAAGCCACGCTATATCGTGTCCGTGCCAAAAAAAAAAGGCCAATATAGCGCGCCACGCTCGGTTTTCGCGCTCCAGCAGGTGCTGCGAATTAGTGCGCGCCGTAAATAATTTGATGTGCGTGGCAAATGGGCTATCTAAAGCCCCATATTTGGTGTGTCCACTCTAGCCCGCTTCACCGCTCGGTCTCGCGAACAGCCAACCGCCACCTAGAAATTTTCCCTGTGGCCGCGCCTTCAGCTTCCCCATTTGACCACACCCATTCCGCCGCCTCTGCACCTCCACATGGCTTTCCCAGCAGCACCCCCGCGGTAAATCGATCTAGCCGTCGTCGTCGCGCCCTATTTTGTCCGCCGCTCGATTTGTCGTTTGGGCGCCGCTGGTCGATCAATTTGGTAGAGCCGCGCTGAGCTCGACGGCGACAATGTCCTCCTCCAGCTAGGACGCAACTTGGTGCACTCTAGGCGCTCGTCGAAATCACAGCAAGGTATGTTTCGCCGCAGGAAGCGTCCTTTTTCTGATTTTAGTTGGTACTTGGTACTAAGTTCAATTATTTTACATGTCTACGATTCATCCGATGATGAACTTGATATtgagaaagaagagaacatctaGATGCTATTGGCTTGGCGAGCCAATAAAAAGCTAAAGCGCGGCGACTCGGTTTTTGGCAGACGGAAGTTGTGGAGGGAACAGATCGAAGGCCACAATAGGTTGATGTGGATGTAATTCAACGAAAATTTGACATTCCTCGGGAACTATTTTCGCCGGCGTTTTCGGATGAGTATCAAATGGTTCGAGCACATCGCGAAGGAGGTGACCaagtatcactacaagaaaactaGCCCATAGAGGCACTATTTTGGTCACGTAGAGACACTTATATTGCCTTTACATTCCTGTAAAGGCATTTTACCCATTGTCTTAAAAGTGTCACTACGTGCAGTGTGTCTTATACCATAGAGACATTTTGAAAAATGTTTATAAATGATATATGGTCACTTCGTAAAGACACCAGGTTTTGTATGTACACACATAGAGGCATTTCAAAGATACACTTCGAAAGTGTATGTATAGGTATAGAGGCACTTTCTTGCGGCATTTAAGCTTGTCTCTAACATTAATACAAACATTTTGGTGTGGCAACGTATCCATCTCTAGAAATGTAGAGACATTGAATAAAGGCATATTGTTTTGTCTATAGAAATATATCTCACACTGTGTAGAGACATAGATTTTGTCCTTTTTGAATATCTGGTAATGGCATTTTTAGGCGCATATATAGTCCCTATAGAGGTATCTTAACAAGTCTCCAGAGCGACATCATAGAGACATTCTTTTATGCCTTTACTTAGATCAAAACATTTGCTCTCTAAAAATTACACTACCGAGATTCAATAACATAATACACATACAAATTAAATGACATAGGAACAAAATATACTTACTCTTATTCACTGGGATTTCACTAAATGTAGATAAAGACATTAGTATTACAAATAAAATATTGACACCAGAGTGTGCCAGCTAGATGCCCATTAAAAAAAAGaactgaagaaaaaaaatcacaacTAACTTCTCTCTGCTATACAACATCACAAAAATCAAACGACATAGTCTTAATACTACACACCATTATACCATGTGACCAAACACTATAGAGTTCCCTTCCGAGCTATTGTTGCCAACCAACATATAAAATTCAGAGACCTTGGAGCCACCGAACCAATGCCACTTTCGTCAAAGAGCCAACCGCTGATATAGAAATATGTATTCCCCCTATCACAAATTCAAAGAAATTATCATTACTATCATCAACCCGGGCACTCCATGGGCTAGCAAATCTTAGAATCGCTTAAAACAATAGTAGTAAGGATATACTCATTTCATTTGTAATGGTGCGACTTCTTAagaaacctgctgtgaagcttctAAACATTGATGATACCAAATATATGTTTATATTGGTAACTTATTAGCATGAAACTGAATCCAAACTGATCAAATCCTATTTACATGGATTGTCACACCATAAATAGTGCATGACTACAATATGTATAATGCTATGGTACTTTTAATCTCCAGAAATTGGTTGTGGGCCACAAACACCAAGCAACAACTAAATAATAAGTTGTTACTATGGTCTATACAAAATATTACCTTTTGTAAGCCGAAGTTGGTTGCATAGAGAAGTAAGAAACAAAGACTACGCAATAACTGGAGAAACCATGGGTGTCGAGATTGTATATATCTTACTGAACTTTCCCACTATTGATTTCAGTCTGGATGTAAATTCTTCTCTTGTAGTCTCCACGGACATTAGATGTACTAACCTGGCTATATGCTTCGTAAATTAATTCCGCAGGATAACATAGCAAAAGCTTAACTCCGCCACCCAACATAATTTTAACTCTGTTAGGAAAGAGGCAAGCATTGAGCAACCTGCTTGAGCTCCACACTTACTTGTTGGCAGCAGAGCTGAGCATAGAGTCCTGGCCAATGCTGCAACAGATGTCTAGGCAAGCTTTTCTTAATCGATGCAGTTTGGTCAAACAATTCATCAAACTGATGGTGTGCACTGATAATGGATCATTAGTTGGATCTGTGTATCTATTCATCAAAGTTCCGATCTGCACGTCATATAACTTGATGTATAATAGAGTATTTTTTTTACTATTTGGTAGAACAAAAACGGAAGTGTTAATTGGAAGGCCTTCATACTGGAGATCCAAAATAATTGGTAGGCATTGGATTACCAGAAGCTGTATGTTGGCTTCCCTAGTGAAATTGGGGATGAGCAAAGATGGACCTCACCTGCGTACATATATTGCATTACACGAATACATGATACCTTGCGCCTAACATATGAAGCTTGATCTCTAGCAGGAAATATGCACAGAGTTAGATCAGTACGGGACCATATATATACTATTGAAAATTTGGTGAGGTATAGTGCTAATCCAATTTTGCCAAGTAGAGATAGAGATGCAACCGAGCAGCCAAATCAAGTTTTGGAAAT contains:
- the LOC124666501 gene encoding F-box protein At5g07610-like → MEGALMRGEPISKVTDDILADIISRVPYKSTCCCKCVSTRWRDLISHPDHRKKMPQPLVGFFHESYNKNRFPKCARYFTNVSGEGEPLVDPSLSFLPKYNGLDILDCCNGLLLCRCWKATDPKTLDYVVCNPATERWVVVPATDWSSKVNVVRLGFEPTVSSHFHVFEFIDEETWGIDESELSDCDGCIETLAIYSSKAGVWKHRSLDIMFAIPTSSRGVFLNGALHLATSNNFIVVVGVEGNNWRLIDIPMPPYYDDAPIVGVLLSQRQLYFTNCYSGSDGEELSVWALEDCYSEKWTLKHNVSHLELFGASYSSFGNFYNVISFHPGRNMIFIICGYENMLMSYDMDRRKLCFICQLGRDCQIGWDKTLCIPYVPLYSEPLADGH
- the LOC124659518 gene encoding acidic endochitinase-like; protein product: MASRGFTTFQLTASLLVALLATCHAGSIAIYWGQNDGEASLAKTCASGNYEFVILAFLPKFGKGQTPQLDFASHCDPSSGGCRSQSKDITSCQNRGVKVLLSIGGADGSYGLSSPGDASQVAMYLWNNFLGGTSSSRPLGDAILDGIDFDIEIGGAKFWNNLATDLKKLGKNGGKTVLLSAAPQCPFPDEWDGGAISTGLFDYVWVQFYNNQECQFDAGRAAFMDAWNKWVSVPAGKIFLGLPASSSKDAAGTGFIPADELTSRVLPLIKGSPKYGGVMLWSKYYDDRSGYSSAIKSYV